In a genomic window of Pseudoalteromonas xiamenensis:
- a CDS encoding DUF3450 domain-containing protein, which produces MKCVKPLLLATAIATTFAAGANELNTVIDKSSAINESASKSQTKIDSITDSMQSRLNKFKTLNKEIDGLTVYNAQLTKQINNQIEEMAAINASMDQVSVIERQITPLMLRMITGLEQFVALDVPFLPKERAERLDSLKKLMERADVTSSEKFRRVLEAYQVEMDYGRTIEAYTSLLPVNGQEREVDFLRIGRLELLYVTKDGSHAGSWDADKKQFVELPESNISQINKGLRIARKQLAPDMLTLPVHAAE; this is translated from the coding sequence ATGAAGTGCGTGAAACCCCTGTTATTGGCGACAGCAATAGCAACGACGTTTGCTGCAGGCGCTAATGAACTTAATACTGTTATTGATAAAAGCAGTGCAATTAATGAGTCGGCTTCTAAATCTCAAACAAAGATCGATTCAATTACTGATTCAATGCAGTCTCGTTTAAACAAGTTTAAAACGTTAAACAAAGAAATTGATGGTTTAACAGTCTACAACGCTCAGCTTACCAAGCAAATTAACAACCAAATCGAAGAAATGGCCGCTATCAATGCATCGATGGACCAAGTTTCTGTGATTGAGCGTCAAATTACACCTTTAATGCTTCGAATGATCACAGGTCTTGAGCAATTTGTGGCACTTGATGTGCCTTTCTTACCTAAAGAGCGTGCAGAGCGTTTAGACAGCCTTAAAAAGCTCATGGAACGCGCTGACGTAACGAGCAGTGAAAAATTCCGCCGTGTACTTGAAGCTTACCAAGTCGAAATGGATTACGGTCGTACAATCGAAGCTTACACGTCTTTATTGCCAGTGAATGGTCAAGAGCGTGAAGTTGATTTCTTACGCATCGGTCGTTTAGAACTTCTTTATGTGACGAAAGATGGTTCACATGCAGGAAGCTGGGATGCAGACAAAAAGCAATTCGTTGAGCTTCCTGAGTCTAACATTTCACAAATCAACAAAGGTCTTCGTATCGCACGTAAACAACTTGCACCAGATATGTTGACACTACCAGTTCATGCTGCGGAGTAA
- a CDS encoding methyl-accepting chemotaxis protein: protein MFNSLKFTTKVTLAASLLLVVVLGLFTLNNFFAMRAQTQEQLNSVLNEISQSVSRNIANWLNAKLDIVKSVAQGHEDSDSKQAVLRRLKSADIAGNFKNVYIGKRDGTFILDDQSIVLPPDYDATQRPWFKLAKDKRDVAFTSPYIDVTTNELTITAVVPMLDGSQFNGVAGGDIDMAVIAKIVNEIDFLGYGYAFLTDKDGRILSHPNNKFNDKPVSDLFGETIELNSNFMEHQVEGQTKLVSFIKINGIKNVDWYLGVVINKEIAYASVASTRNMAAIYMLIGVIAVIVMMQLLLKYLMAPMHQLNDTIKDIAQGEGDLTKRLEVMNDDEFGELSRYFNLFVEKIQQSIIQVKASTIELERSVSSLVSKTRSTLDIYDDQVKRTDSVATAINELSSSAVEISNNAHHASSLASDANKLSVLSQETLAANISSIEQLSQKMQEAQKTVDSLDKHTASIGQVLEVIRGVSEQTNLLALNAAIEAARAGEAGRGFAVVADEVRQLAQRTQESTQEIQNTIAQLQQGSTVTVSVMKASIEDSARTVSQASDAGERMQEVSNSIDAIDGVNHAVASATQQQNSVIQSLDSDIHSISDMSIHGKENLQNTLNECTNIKRQFEELEKMVLKFKV from the coding sequence ATGTTCAACAGTCTAAAATTTACAACAAAAGTGACGTTAGCCGCATCTCTCTTACTTGTCGTTGTGCTCGGGCTCTTTACGCTCAATAACTTTTTCGCGATGCGCGCACAAACTCAAGAACAGCTCAATTCCGTTCTCAACGAAATTTCCCAATCGGTTTCTCGAAATATTGCCAACTGGCTTAATGCAAAACTTGATATTGTTAAGTCAGTTGCACAAGGGCATGAAGACAGTGATTCGAAACAAGCGGTATTGCGTCGTTTAAAGTCCGCCGACATCGCGGGCAACTTTAAAAACGTTTATATCGGTAAACGTGACGGGACGTTTATCCTCGATGATCAATCTATCGTCTTGCCTCCTGATTACGATGCAACACAACGTCCTTGGTTTAAATTGGCTAAAGATAAACGAGATGTGGCGTTTACCTCACCGTATATTGATGTGACAACGAACGAATTAACGATTACTGCGGTTGTACCGATGCTGGATGGTAGTCAATTTAATGGTGTTGCTGGTGGAGACATCGACATGGCCGTGATTGCCAAGATCGTGAATGAAATCGATTTTCTCGGGTACGGCTACGCCTTTTTGACTGACAAAGATGGTCGAATCCTGAGTCATCCAAACAATAAATTTAATGATAAGCCGGTCTCAGATTTGTTTGGCGAAACGATTGAGCTAAATTCAAATTTCATGGAACACCAAGTTGAAGGTCAAACTAAACTAGTGTCTTTTATCAAGATTAACGGAATTAAAAACGTCGATTGGTACCTAGGCGTCGTGATAAACAAAGAAATCGCCTATGCGTCTGTCGCGTCAACGCGAAATATGGCAGCGATTTATATGTTAATCGGTGTTATCGCGGTTATTGTGATGATGCAGTTATTGCTCAAATACCTCATGGCACCAATGCACCAATTAAATGATACGATAAAAGATATCGCCCAAGGTGAGGGGGACTTAACTAAGCGACTGGAAGTTATGAATGACGATGAATTCGGTGAATTATCGCGTTATTTCAACTTATTTGTTGAGAAAATTCAGCAGTCTATCATCCAAGTAAAAGCATCAACGATAGAACTTGAGCGTTCAGTATCAAGTTTGGTCTCGAAAACGCGGTCTACCCTAGATATTTATGATGACCAAGTCAAACGCACCGACAGTGTCGCGACGGCAATTAATGAACTTTCATCGAGTGCAGTTGAAATCTCCAACAACGCACATCACGCGTCGTCGCTCGCAAGCGATGCTAATAAACTGTCTGTGTTGAGCCAAGAAACCTTGGCTGCAAACATTAGTTCTATTGAGCAACTTTCGCAAAAAATGCAAGAGGCCCAAAAAACGGTAGACAGTTTAGACAAACATACGGCAAGCATCGGACAGGTTCTGGAAGTTATCCGAGGAGTCTCTGAGCAGACGAATCTATTAGCGCTTAATGCTGCTATTGAAGCGGCACGAGCGGGAGAAGCTGGACGTGGTTTTGCGGTTGTTGCTGACGAAGTGCGACAACTTGCTCAGCGTACGCAAGAGTCAACACAGGAAATCCAAAATACCATAGCGCAATTGCAACAGGGGTCGACCGTGACAGTGTCCGTCATGAAGGCGAGCATAGAGGACTCGGCGCGAACCGTATCTCAGGCGAGTGATGCTGGAGAGCGAATGCAGGAAGTCAGTAATTCAATTGACGCGATTGACGGGGTTAACCATGCCGTAGCGAGTGCTACGCAGCAACAAAATAGCGTTATCCAATCATTGGACAGTGACATACATTCAATCAGCGACATGTCTATCCATGGAAAGGAAAATCTACAAAACACGTTAAACGAATGTACGAACATTAAGCGCCAATTTGAGGAGCTTGAAAAAATGGTTCTAAAATTCAAGGTATAA
- a CDS encoding basic secretory protein-like protein, with amino-acid sequence MKNIITTLGLFFSIVSPAAYSQIDTTVKAISFAPDEAWQSFRLPKITLVNEVNDHTTVWSLLTPGTVSIVSERVARLLYLDVNAAPSLPVLTIALKEMKGVAYKDGDFNSASIFVSREYLENFQNKNGQQKAYDELIGILFHEIAHAYQYDDRNYEEIGPIIEGIADLVRLKAGYISQSVQKVGGHYDSGYKTTAFYLHWLESNNKEDYLVKINESLSPYDDVKWSWPYFAKRFGVSLEASWSEYQKQLAEK; translated from the coding sequence ATGAAAAATATTATAACGACACTCGGTTTGTTTTTTTCGATTGTTTCGCCTGCTGCTTATTCACAGATTGATACGACCGTTAAAGCTATTTCATTTGCACCAGACGAAGCGTGGCAATCATTCCGTTTGCCGAAAATTACGTTAGTGAACGAGGTAAATGACCACACTACGGTTTGGAGTTTACTCACGCCTGGCACTGTCAGTATCGTTTCGGAAAGAGTGGCAAGATTGCTCTATCTAGATGTAAATGCAGCCCCTTCTTTACCCGTTCTAACTATTGCCTTGAAGGAAATGAAAGGGGTTGCATACAAAGATGGCGATTTTAATTCGGCCAGTATTTTTGTCAGTCGTGAATACCTAGAAAATTTTCAGAATAAAAATGGACAACAAAAAGCATATGATGAACTTATCGGTATTTTATTTCACGAAATTGCGCATGCATATCAATATGATGATAGGAATTACGAAGAAATTGGGCCTATCATTGAAGGCATTGCTGACCTTGTTCGTTTGAAAGCAGGTTACATTTCTCAAAGTGTGCAAAAGGTGGGTGGACACTATGACAGTGGCTATAAGACAACGGCGTTTTATCTGCATTGGTTGGAATCAAACAATAAAGAAGACTATTTAGTAAAGATTAACGAAAGTTTATCACCATACGATGATGTGAAATGGTCATGGCCTTATTTCGCGAAGCGATTTGGAGTTTCGTTGGAAGCCTCATGGAGCGAATATCAAAAACAACTAGCCGAAAAATAA
- a CDS encoding GH92 family glycosyl hydrolase — protein MKRSAVLLTLICGLTSVLFSVAVKSANLSKTNLDYVDPFIGTGGDGHLFPGAVVPFGMVQLSPDTDNPMRGQSPQPEIYKRCAGYHYDDNTITGFSHTHFSGTGHSDLGDLLMIPITGEVKTSAGTKEDPDSGYRSRFSHEKESASPGYYQVELLDYNVNVELTSSPRVGMHRYDFKGQKEGHVLFDLTAAIYNFKNKVLWSDIRQIDANTLVAYRSTNGWAENRPMYFAITFSKPIQSLEFINEDNMRYRCMGCLGTSKHSTIENKAVKKASGKALKAVASFNELDKEPLLVKVALSAVSRKNALENLTAEIPHWDFDKVRAAAETQWLSYLNKVNVEGSNVQKRQFYTALYHALQAPSLYQDVNGQYLGVDGEIHDGKHFEHYTLFSLWDTYRALHPLLTYVDPDRVSGMIQSMLVHYQQSYEKMLPVWSFHGHETWTMIGYHAVSVIADAYLKGIRNYDVDLAVEAILNTSNNPVYDAIPEYLNYGYVPRDVLPESVSMTLEYAYDDFAIARMFEVMGKQKEAETYYSRAFNYRNVYDKQTGYMRGRDSKGEWEPDFNPMEAKYMGSYTEGNAKQYSFYVPHDVAGLIDLIGGDTKFEARLDALFDTHLSAEMIKEHEDIAGLIGNYAHGNEPSHHIAYLYNYAGKPWRTQERIRQIMDTLNSDKPDGLAGNDDVGQMSAWYIFSALGFYPVAPGDLSYAIGAPQINRAELKLPNGKTFNMIAQGLNDENKYIQQVSLNGKALSRSYITHQDIMSGGTLHFVMGNTANKTWGSEQKSRPVSLSEYKK, from the coding sequence ATGAAACGTTCAGCTGTGCTTTTAACCCTAATTTGTGGGCTAACGAGTGTCTTATTTAGCGTAGCGGTAAAAAGCGCCAATTTGAGCAAAACTAACCTCGACTATGTAGATCCGTTTATTGGAACGGGTGGGGATGGGCATTTGTTTCCTGGCGCCGTTGTACCCTTTGGAATGGTTCAGTTGAGTCCAGACACGGACAATCCGATGCGTGGACAAAGTCCACAACCTGAGATTTACAAACGGTGCGCTGGCTATCATTACGACGATAATACTATTACTGGATTTTCACATACTCATTTTTCAGGAACCGGCCATTCAGATCTTGGGGACCTGTTGATGATCCCAATTACCGGGGAAGTTAAAACGTCAGCTGGAACAAAAGAAGATCCGGACTCCGGTTATCGTTCTCGATTCTCACATGAAAAAGAATCCGCTTCACCTGGCTACTATCAAGTTGAGCTGTTGGATTACAACGTTAATGTTGAACTTACGTCATCCCCTCGTGTAGGAATGCATCGTTACGATTTCAAAGGGCAAAAAGAAGGGCACGTATTGTTCGACTTAACGGCGGCGATCTACAATTTTAAAAATAAAGTATTGTGGAGTGATATTCGCCAGATAGACGCAAATACGTTAGTTGCTTATCGTTCCACAAATGGATGGGCTGAGAATCGTCCAATGTACTTTGCAATTACCTTTTCAAAACCAATTCAAAGTTTAGAATTTATCAATGAAGATAACATGCGTTACCGCTGTATGGGATGTCTCGGCACGAGTAAACATAGCACTATCGAAAACAAGGCTGTGAAAAAAGCATCGGGCAAAGCATTAAAAGCCGTTGCGTCATTTAACGAGTTAGATAAAGAACCTTTACTTGTGAAAGTTGCGCTCTCTGCAGTGAGTCGCAAAAATGCGCTTGAAAATTTGACTGCTGAAATACCACATTGGGACTTTGATAAAGTTCGCGCGGCTGCAGAAACACAGTGGCTGAGTTATTTAAATAAAGTAAATGTAGAGGGATCAAACGTCCAAAAACGTCAGTTTTACACCGCTCTCTATCATGCACTTCAAGCACCAAGTTTATATCAAGATGTTAACGGTCAATATCTCGGAGTTGATGGTGAAATTCACGATGGCAAACACTTTGAGCACTATACTCTGTTCTCTCTTTGGGACACGTATCGAGCACTTCACCCTCTTTTGACGTATGTAGACCCAGATCGCGTGTCTGGCATGATCCAATCTATGCTCGTTCACTACCAGCAAAGTTACGAAAAAATGTTACCTGTGTGGTCATTTCACGGTCATGAAACATGGACAATGATAGGCTACCATGCGGTATCAGTTATTGCAGATGCCTATTTAAAAGGTATTCGTAATTACGATGTGGATTTAGCTGTCGAAGCCATTTTGAATACATCGAACAACCCAGTTTACGACGCCATTCCCGAGTACTTAAATTACGGCTACGTGCCTCGAGACGTATTGCCAGAGTCCGTTTCGATGACGCTGGAATACGCTTATGATGATTTTGCAATTGCAAGAATGTTCGAGGTGATGGGCAAGCAAAAAGAAGCAGAAACTTACTATTCAAGAGCATTCAATTATAGAAACGTTTATGACAAACAAACCGGCTATATGCGTGGGCGAGATAGTAAAGGTGAATGGGAACCAGATTTTAATCCAATGGAAGCAAAATACATGGGGTCGTATACAGAAGGAAACGCCAAACAGTATAGCTTTTACGTTCCTCATGACGTTGCAGGACTCATCGATTTGATTGGAGGCGATACGAAATTTGAAGCGCGTCTAGATGCGCTCTTTGACACCCACCTTTCAGCGGAAATGATCAAGGAACACGAAGATATTGCAGGTTTGATAGGGAACTATGCACACGGTAATGAACCAAGCCATCATATTGCCTATCTCTATAACTACGCAGGGAAACCTTGGCGTACGCAAGAACGTATTCGTCAAATAATGGATACTCTCAATTCAGATAAACCAGATGGTCTCGCAGGGAATGACGACGTTGGACAAATGTCAGCATGGTATATCTTTTCAGCACTCGGATTTTACCCTGTTGCACCGGGTGATTTGAGCTACGCGATCGGCGCGCCACAGATTAACCGCGCAGAACTCAAACTGCCTAACGGTAAAACGTTCAACATGATTGCTCAAGGCCTGAATGACGAGAATAAATACATCCAACAAGTGTCTCTAAATGGGAAGGCGTTGTCTCGTAGCTACATTACACATCAAGACATTATGTCAGGCGGTACATTGCACTTCGTGATGGGTAATACAGCGAACAAAACATGGGGCAGTGAGCAAAAAAGCCGCCCAGTTAGTCTTTCGGAGTATAAGAAATGA
- a CDS encoding sugar MFS transporter, which produces MSEINTNQTYVAASNDENKNYALPLAAMTTLFFLWGFITVLNDVLIPRLKGVFDLSYTEAMMIQFCFFSAYFVISLPAGALVKKFGYKNGVLSGLLIASAGCLLFYPAVVVHEFWLFLGALFVLASGITILQVSANPYVAALGPAKTASSRLNLAQALNSLGTTIGPYVGAMLLFGAAGTLAADAGTADNVKVPYLMLAAALLTIAVVFAFLKLPTIAAHSEEQDCVAKGHTLTEAPHLMFGVAAIFCYVGGEVAIGSFLVNYFGQANIAGLEEHAAAKLIAYYWGGAMVGRFIGSAALQKVLPSNALLFNAICIIALLIITMNTSGNIAMYSVLAIGLFNSIMFPTIFSIAIDGLGSLTSKGSGWLCLAIVGGALVPLLQGVIADSAGIQLSFVIPLICYVYIAWYAKSYVKLHSVWHEKVGLK; this is translated from the coding sequence GTGAGTGAGATAAACACCAATCAAACTTATGTTGCGGCGAGTAATGACGAGAATAAAAATTACGCATTACCGTTAGCAGCAATGACAACTCTATTTTTCTTGTGGGGTTTCATAACGGTGCTTAATGACGTTTTGATCCCGCGTTTAAAAGGCGTTTTTGACCTAAGTTATACTGAAGCAATGATGATTCAATTCTGCTTTTTCAGTGCATACTTTGTTATTTCTTTGCCAGCTGGCGCACTCGTTAAAAAATTTGGCTATAAAAATGGTGTGTTAAGCGGTTTGCTCATCGCATCAGCAGGCTGTTTACTCTTTTACCCTGCCGTTGTTGTTCACGAGTTTTGGCTATTTTTGGGCGCGTTATTTGTACTAGCTTCGGGTATTACCATTTTGCAAGTGTCCGCAAATCCATACGTTGCGGCGTTAGGTCCGGCTAAAACAGCGTCTAGTCGACTTAACCTTGCCCAAGCACTTAACTCTTTGGGCACGACTATTGGTCCTTACGTTGGAGCGATGTTGCTGTTTGGTGCAGCAGGCACTCTAGCTGCAGATGCAGGCACGGCTGACAACGTAAAAGTACCCTATTTGATGCTCGCTGCCGCGTTGCTCACTATTGCGGTCGTATTTGCTTTTTTAAAATTACCCACAATTGCCGCACATTCTGAAGAACAGGATTGCGTTGCTAAAGGACATACATTAACGGAAGCGCCGCATTTGATGTTCGGTGTAGCAGCAATCTTTTGCTACGTTGGCGGGGAAGTGGCAATAGGTAGTTTCTTAGTCAATTACTTTGGTCAAGCAAACATCGCCGGGCTAGAAGAGCATGCAGCAGCCAAACTCATTGCCTATTACTGGGGCGGTGCAATGGTTGGTCGTTTTATTGGATCAGCCGCTTTACAAAAAGTGCTTCCATCTAATGCTTTGTTGTTTAACGCTATTTGCATTATTGCACTCCTTATTATCACAATGAATACGAGTGGGAATATTGCGATGTACAGTGTTCTTGCAATCGGTCTATTCAACTCAATTATGTTCCCAACTATATTCTCAATTGCGATTGATGGCTTGGGCTCACTCACCAGTAAAGGCTCTGGTTGGTTATGTTTAGCTATTGTAGGTGGAGCACTTGTGCCGTTACTTCAAGGTGTTATAGCGGATTCGGCCGGTATTCAGCTATCATTTGTTATTCCACTTATTTGTTATGTTTATATAGCTTGGTACGCAAAGAGTTACGTCAAACTGCATTCTGTCTGGCATGAAAAAGTAGGACTTAAATAA
- a CDS encoding AGE family epimerase/isomerase: protein MSPNFRSSEFLNQHIDSIYAFYRHRAVDENGGFFHYFKDDGSVYEKNTRHLVSSTRFVFNYAMRYLHTAEQKDLELVIHGLAFLENVHKQPSGGYAWLIEGNTVLDGTNHCYGLAFVLLANAIALKAGVTSAKCTIERVWTLLEDKYFEPKYQLYLDEYNDDFSIAGSYRGQNANMHMCEALLMVFEATSDQKYLERAYSLADRMINKQASPKNGLVWEHYNRDWEIDWDYNKSDPKHLFRPWGFQPGHQTEWSKLLLILNRHKPMPWLVDQARTLFDTALKYAWDDEHKGIVYGFDPTYQVCDGDKYFWVQAESFAAAALLALETNDPKYWDWYDKIWEYSWAFMIDHTHGAWYRVLSQQNSAYSDEKSPAGKTDYHTMGACYEVLRAYQLKGSTS, encoded by the coding sequence ATGTCACCAAATTTTAGAAGTTCAGAATTTTTAAACCAACATATCGATTCGATTTATGCGTTTTATCGTCATCGAGCAGTTGATGAAAATGGTGGTTTTTTTCACTATTTTAAAGACGATGGCTCTGTATATGAAAAAAATACACGTCACCTTGTCTCAAGTACGCGTTTTGTTTTTAATTACGCAATGCGCTATCTCCATACAGCCGAGCAAAAAGACTTAGAACTTGTGATACATGGCCTCGCTTTTTTGGAAAATGTTCACAAGCAACCGTCGGGTGGCTACGCATGGTTAATAGAAGGCAATACCGTACTCGATGGCACAAATCACTGTTATGGTCTTGCATTTGTACTGCTTGCAAATGCAATAGCTTTGAAAGCTGGTGTTACATCTGCAAAATGTACAATCGAGCGGGTTTGGACGCTATTGGAGGACAAATACTTCGAACCTAAGTACCAACTTTATTTAGACGAATACAATGATGACTTTAGTATCGCGGGCAGCTATCGAGGGCAGAATGCCAACATGCACATGTGTGAAGCGCTTCTTATGGTGTTTGAAGCAACTAGTGACCAAAAGTACCTAGAGCGAGCCTATTCATTGGCCGACAGAATGATAAATAAGCAAGCGTCGCCTAAGAACGGACTGGTTTGGGAACATTATAATCGCGATTGGGAAATAGACTGGGATTACAATAAATCAGATCCTAAACACCTGTTTCGTCCCTGGGGTTTTCAGCCTGGACATCAAACAGAGTGGTCTAAACTATTACTTATCTTAAATAGACATAAACCTATGCCATGGTTAGTCGACCAGGCTAGAACCTTGTTTGATACTGCACTTAAATATGCCTGGGATGACGAACACAAAGGTATCGTCTATGGTTTTGACCCTACATATCAAGTGTGCGATGGTGACAAATACTTTTGGGTCCAAGCAGAAAGTTTTGCAGCAGCAGCATTGCTCGCATTAGAAACTAACGATCCGAAATACTGGGATTGGTATGATAAAATCTGGGAATATAGTTGGGCATTCATGATAGACCACACACATGGTGCTTGGTATCGTGTTTTATCTCAACAGAATAGCGCTTATAGCGACGAGAAAAGTCCTGCCGGTAAAACAGATTATCATACCATGGGGGCGTGTTACGAAGTTTTAAGAGCATATCAACTAAAAGGATCAACTTCATGA
- a CDS encoding carbohydrate kinase family protein has translation MSLVCFGEVLIDFLSDGKTPESFTKYAGGAPANVAVAASNLGVKSAFCGMVGDDMFGRFLLDELERFGVDTQYCKITKDAKTALAFVSLDPQGERSFSFYRPPAADLLFNSSDFESRMFKEADILHVCSNSLTEQRIYKTTIHALTQAKEHGAVVSFDLNLRENLWVSTRYLTERIWHVITLSDILKLSKEELEYLNEKSHINLGTEHTISQLLSKGVKLLIITDGVNPVRFYTSKGLSGEVLTPKVTAIDTTAAGDAFVGGMLTYLDKQLSLTDIGFVANNISEINKMLEFAVRCGAFAVTKKGAFSALPTQQDIST, from the coding sequence ATGAGTTTAGTTTGCTTTGGCGAAGTATTGATCGATTTTCTGTCCGACGGAAAAACGCCCGAATCATTTACGAAATACGCAGGGGGTGCGCCTGCCAATGTTGCCGTTGCTGCATCGAACTTAGGTGTAAAAAGTGCTTTTTGTGGTATGGTTGGCGATGATATGTTCGGGCGCTTTCTGCTCGATGAGCTTGAGCGTTTCGGTGTAGATACGCAGTATTGTAAAATAACTAAAGATGCAAAAACGGCGTTAGCGTTTGTTTCACTTGACCCACAAGGCGAGAGGAGCTTCAGTTTTTATCGCCCACCCGCAGCTGACCTACTTTTCAACTCTTCCGATTTCGAAAGTCGTATGTTCAAAGAAGCTGACATTCTCCACGTTTGTAGTAACAGTCTAACGGAACAACGCATATATAAAACAACCATTCATGCTCTCACGCAGGCGAAGGAACATGGTGCGGTCGTCAGTTTTGATCTGAACCTACGCGAGAATTTATGGGTTTCGACACGGTATCTTACTGAACGTATATGGCATGTGATAACGCTGAGCGATATCCTGAAGTTATCGAAAGAAGAACTCGAGTACTTGAATGAAAAAAGCCACATTAACCTCGGGACAGAACACACAATATCTCAACTCCTCTCCAAGGGTGTAAAATTACTCATCATTACTGACGGCGTTAACCCTGTTCGCTTTTATACAAGTAAAGGACTTTCAGGAGAGGTTTTAACGCCCAAGGTTACCGCCATTGACACAACCGCTGCCGGTGATGCTTTTGTTGGTGGTATGCTCACCTATTTGGATAAGCAACTTTCGCTAACTGACATTGGATTTGTGGCTAATAATATAAGCGAGATAAATAAAATGCTTGAGTTTGCGGTTCGCTGCGGAGCTTTTGCTGTTACAAAAAAAGGCGCTTTCTCCGCCTTACCTACACAGCAGGACATTTCAACTTAG
- a CDS encoding thrombospondin type 3 repeat-containing protein, with protein sequence MQELLSLTYPNHLNNALAYNDQFILIDTYESGQEFHIYLAENAKLQSLRELLSLPSSYRLCAAYPIVEKNLLLISHSNSEDFCKLYIYDYNGNKINSLADSQVISIVASYSRLEDIAYIGDQEHLYSYDFKINKFSTIENKSPTSLDLFKSRLFITTQLGYKKQLTYLLKGKQFQLPLEDGFTGSIFNKLAVLDDVVLFSGEHETYGNELYYFRDGTTPPKVVVEIKGQASPNLLVSAVTNLLNSDFVGTLRYQWYLGELSIPNANQSSYLIQDSDVGKNLSVKIDFTDTDGFARTFRSNTITPYLDTDGDGIPNDVDLDDDNDGYPDSEDAFPLDINEWLDTDMDGLGNNADNDDDNDGYPDIEDAFPLDINEWLDTDNDGLGNNADNDDDNDGVEDKLDLFPLDSSEWLDTDNDGIGNNTDTDDDNDSVIDSEDKFPLDKTEWLDTDNDGIGNNLDTDDDNDGYLDSNDAFPLDPSKHSLSKSNVESDKSSGGSNDFYTLLFLAVLIQIRLRWVKRSIF encoded by the coding sequence TTGCAAGAATTGCTATCACTTACATATCCAAATCACCTCAATAACGCCCTGGCTTATAACGATCAATTTATACTCATCGACACCTACGAATCAGGGCAAGAATTTCACATTTATCTAGCAGAAAACGCGAAACTTCAAAGTCTAAGAGAGCTCTTAAGTCTTCCCTCAAGTTATCGACTTTGCGCTGCCTACCCAATAGTTGAAAAAAATTTACTTTTGATATCTCATTCAAATAGCGAAGATTTTTGCAAGCTATATATTTATGATTACAACGGTAACAAAATAAATTCTCTTGCTGATAGTCAAGTTATCTCTATTGTTGCATCGTATTCGCGACTTGAAGACATTGCGTACATTGGCGACCAAGAGCACCTTTACTCTTATGATTTTAAAATCAATAAATTCTCTACTATAGAAAATAAATCACCTACTTCTCTGGATCTTTTTAAATCTAGGCTCTTCATTACCACTCAGTTAGGATACAAGAAACAATTAACCTATTTGCTAAAAGGTAAGCAATTTCAATTACCTCTGGAAGATGGATTTACAGGCTCGATTTTCAACAAATTAGCGGTGTTGGATGATGTGGTACTGTTCTCTGGAGAACATGAAACTTATGGAAATGAGCTTTATTACTTTCGCGATGGTACAACCCCTCCAAAAGTTGTTGTCGAAATAAAAGGTCAGGCATCTCCAAACCTATTGGTTAGTGCAGTTACGAATTTATTAAACTCGGATTTTGTTGGCACTCTCCGTTACCAGTGGTATTTAGGTGAATTAAGTATCCCTAATGCAAACCAATCAAGTTATCTTATTCAAGATAGTGATGTTGGAAAAAATTTGTCTGTAAAAATAGACTTTACCGATACAGATGGATTCGCACGTACTTTCAGAAGTAATACTATTACGCCTTATTTAGATACCGACGGCGATGGTATTCCAAATGACGTAGATTTAGATGATGACAATGATGGATATCCTGATAGTGAAGACGCATTTCCTTTAGATATAAATGAGTGGCTCGATACTGACATGGATGGATTAGGCAACAATGCTGACAACGACGACGATAATGATGGATACCCTGATATTGAAGACGCATTTCCTTTAGATATAAATGAATGGCTCGATACTGATAATGATGGATTAGGCAACAATGCTGACAACGACGACGATAATGACGGTGTCGAAGACAAGTTAGACCTATTTCCACTTGATAGTTCTGAATGGCTCGATACTGATAATGATGGAATAGGTAACAATACAGACACAGATGATGACAACGACAGTGTAATTGATAGTGAAGACAAGTTCCCGTTGGATAAAACTGAATGGTTGGACACTGACAATGATGGTATTGGAAACAATTTAGATACGGACGACGACAACGATGGATATCTAGATAGCAATGATGCTTTTCCATTAGATCCATCAAAACATAGCCTCTCTAAATCGAATGTCGAATCAGACAAAAGTTCTGGTGGTTCAAATGATTTTTATACACTCCTATTTTTAGCAGTGCTAATTCAGATAAGATTGCGATGGGTTAAGAGATCTATTTTTTAA